One uncultured Hyphomonas sp. genomic region harbors:
- a CDS encoding Wzz/FepE/Etk N-terminal domain-containing protein produces MTKSFSFELPSQMTGHDGPSGEETSFDLKSLIGMVYRRFWLIVTGFLVVFLAVAYITFTATPVFKASTTIQLGSNQENVIDLGSVLGGIVANTAAIDTEVMVISSKSLLTKVAERQKLVEDPEFNWTLVEQKPGLIDGLITPIKKSLGMRTERVDPYAGLSEEEREAAILEAVVEALSNRVTVSRVGTTYLLKVTVMSTSPETAARLANAVADQYRVQQLDTKLDATRRATEWLGERVSGLRDEVAEKEKRVAVYRAENNLDTAMGTTLSEQKIADLTKQKTQLDFELSQARSRYENMRRQIDAGEGVDGISEVLDSGLVSRLKEQLSVLRGRVAELETKLGPQHPELIGARNEVRDVERQMAAEVNRIADNLASEVAAKQSQVNAIQSRINQANAQLRGNSIASVRLRELERDAETSRVLYEEFIARSKETSVQDDLVQADAVILSAASVPSQPAAPKKKLNLLIGAVLGAAIGAAMAILAEMFDAKISSTEDIERKLGVTSIGSVPLIRASSLFGLGQTNPADYLVENPLSAYAESVRYLRAAIAFSDLDSETKTVAITSSLPDEGKTSLTLSLGRMSAMSGSRTIVIDGDFRRRQLTEAAGMSPEIGFIEHLFGAGQLSDAIQKDSKTMLDILPLSQSGHTPHDVFGTRAFDDLLSRLRSMYDLILIDTGPLLLMAEARVVAGKVDKTILMVRWRHSTRAAVKQSLSLLRSFNADVLGATLNMVDLNRRRHHRDPGASYKAYRKYYQMESKKSVFGFDLNGGGKRKKGGKGPVAMQTPPEKAKGTMEEEVPVGFE; encoded by the coding sequence TTGACCAAGAGTTTCAGCTTCGAGCTACCTTCCCAGATGACCGGCCATGACGGGCCGTCGGGCGAGGAAACATCTTTTGACCTGAAATCTCTGATCGGCATGGTCTATCGCCGGTTCTGGCTGATCGTGACCGGTTTCCTGGTCGTCTTTCTGGCAGTGGCCTATATCACCTTCACTGCGACGCCGGTTTTCAAGGCTTCGACGACGATCCAGCTGGGGTCCAACCAGGAGAACGTCATCGACCTTGGCAGCGTGCTTGGCGGCATCGTTGCCAACACGGCGGCGATCGACACCGAAGTGATGGTCATCAGCTCCAAATCCCTTCTGACGAAGGTGGCAGAGCGCCAGAAGCTGGTCGAAGATCCGGAGTTCAACTGGACCCTCGTGGAACAGAAGCCCGGCCTGATTGATGGTCTGATCACGCCGATCAAGAAAAGCCTCGGCATGCGGACCGAGCGGGTCGATCCTTATGCCGGTCTCAGCGAAGAAGAACGCGAAGCCGCGATCCTTGAGGCGGTGGTCGAGGCCCTGTCAAACCGCGTGACGGTTTCCCGGGTCGGGACAACCTATCTTCTGAAGGTGACGGTGATGTCGACCTCTCCGGAGACGGCTGCCCGCCTTGCGAACGCGGTTGCGGATCAGTACCGGGTCCAGCAGCTGGATACCAAACTGGATGCAACCCGCCGTGCGACGGAGTGGCTGGGGGAGCGTGTCTCCGGGCTTCGCGATGAAGTGGCCGAGAAGGAAAAGCGCGTTGCCGTCTATCGCGCCGAGAACAATCTCGACACCGCGATGGGCACCACGCTGTCCGAACAGAAGATTGCCGATCTGACAAAGCAGAAGACTCAGCTTGATTTTGAACTCAGCCAGGCGCGGTCCCGCTATGAAAACATGCGCCGCCAGATCGATGCTGGCGAAGGGGTCGACGGGATCAGCGAAGTGCTTGATTCCGGGCTTGTTTCACGCCTCAAGGAGCAGCTGTCCGTTCTTCGCGGCCGGGTTGCTGAACTGGAAACGAAGCTGGGCCCTCAACACCCTGAACTGATCGGTGCGCGGAACGAAGTTCGTGACGTCGAGCGGCAGATGGCCGCCGAGGTCAATCGGATTGCCGACAACCTTGCGAGTGAAGTCGCAGCGAAGCAAAGCCAGGTCAACGCAATCCAGAGCCGTATCAACCAGGCAAATGCCCAGCTGCGCGGCAACTCGATCGCCAGCGTGCGCCTGCGCGAGCTTGAGCGCGACGCCGAGACGAGCCGGGTTCTCTATGAGGAGTTCATTGCCCGTTCGAAGGAAACCAGCGTCCAGGACGACCTTGTCCAGGCGGATGCTGTCATCCTGTCTGCGGCGTCCGTGCCGAGCCAGCCGGCCGCACCGAAGAAGAAACTGAATCTGCTGATCGGCGCCGTGCTTGGCGCCGCAATCGGCGCCGCCATGGCGATCCTGGCTGAAATGTTCGATGCCAAGATCAGTTCGACTGAAGACATTGAGCGCAAGCTCGGTGTGACGTCGATCGGCTCCGTGCCGCTGATCCGTGCCTCCAGCCTGTTCGGGCTCGGCCAGACCAATCCGGCCGACTACCTGGTTGAGAACCCCTTATCAGCGTATGCGGAAAGCGTCCGATACTTACGCGCGGCCATTGCGTTCTCTGACCTGGACAGCGAGACGAAGACTGTGGCGATCACCTCGTCGCTGCCGGACGAAGGCAAAACCAGCCTGACGCTCAGCCTTGGCCGCATGTCGGCCATGTCAGGCTCGCGGACGATCGTCATCGACGGTGACTTCCGCCGCCGCCAGCTGACGGAAGCGGCAGGCATGTCGCCGGAGATTGGCTTCATCGAACACCTGTTCGGGGCCGGCCAGTTGTCGGACGCGATCCAGAAAGACAGCAAGACCATGCTGGACATCCTGCCATTGTCCCAGTCTGGCCATACGCCGCATGACGTGTTCGGAACGCGCGCTTTCGATGACCTGCTCTCGCGCCTGCGCTCCATGTACGACCTGATCCTGATCGACACCGGTCCGCTTCTGCTCATGGCTGAAGCCCGCGTGGTGGCCGGCAAGGTCGACAAGACGATCCTTATGGTGCGCTGGCGCCATTCCACCCGCGCTGCCGTCAAGCAATCGCTCAGCCTGCTGCGTTCGTTCAATGCGGATGTGCTTGGCGCGACCCTCAACATGGTCGATCTCAACCGCCGTCGTCATCACCGTGATCCGGGCGCCAGCTACAAGGCTTACCGCAAGTACTACCAGATGGAGAGCAAGAAGTCCGTGTTCGGCTTCGATCTCAACGGTGGGGGCAAGCGGAAGAAAGGCGGCAAGGGCCCCGTGGCCATGCAGACGCCGCCTGAGAAGGCCAAGGGCACGATGGAAGAAGAAGTCCCTGTGGGATTTGAGTAG
- a CDS encoding O-antigen ligase family protein, translating to MNVMSRKMKVTEDTTLVWAKVFSEDKSAPIWFQLIVTAWFFATYIDFPAVTAVRYLLVLALFAVIALKSSTVLPNIVRAWPLFVLPAFATSSILWSPYPSEALKQGVYFILTPLFIITIISVLDARRAMRCLMFAGWITSFMVLAKFSSIDSGGPYPSKNYVALQMNFMMLLSLAAALNKSELTWIRLAALPFIPLGILFVVAANSATNLVLGGAGIMGLIALRVLWVDIGGIKNARSLLFLSGIVFIFAILTVALAMPGEDFVGDALQALGKDGTLSGRTEIWAAGRVVQDQNPLFGTGLSGFWQPDNGAAQSINYYDFKPYGTVLTFHNSYMEVRVHLGYIGWALYIGTWVWQGQRAIRNWMVSRDLEASALLMLLLLVFITTFTESTPWGVFNTPVNIMLLASTAAFSSNRRKFEGYVPVKVSESSVRPVR from the coding sequence ATGAACGTCATGTCCCGGAAAATGAAGGTGACCGAAGACACGACGCTGGTTTGGGCCAAGGTGTTCTCGGAAGACAAGAGTGCGCCGATCTGGTTCCAGCTCATCGTCACCGCCTGGTTCTTCGCGACCTATATCGACTTTCCAGCCGTGACAGCGGTCCGCTACCTGCTGGTGCTGGCGCTGTTCGCTGTGATCGCGCTGAAGAGTTCGACGGTCCTGCCGAACATTGTGCGCGCCTGGCCGCTCTTCGTGCTGCCGGCCTTCGCGACGTCTTCCATTCTCTGGTCGCCCTATCCGTCTGAAGCACTGAAGCAGGGGGTGTATTTCATCCTCACGCCGCTGTTCATCATCACGATCATTTCGGTGCTTGATGCCCGGCGGGCCATGCGATGTCTCATGTTTGCCGGCTGGATCACGTCTTTCATGGTGCTTGCGAAGTTCTCGTCGATCGACTCGGGCGGGCCTTATCCATCCAAGAATTACGTCGCCCTGCAGATGAACTTCATGATGCTGCTGTCTCTGGCGGCAGCTCTGAACAAGAGCGAATTGACATGGATCCGGCTGGCGGCACTGCCATTCATCCCGCTGGGGATCCTGTTCGTCGTCGCGGCCAACTCGGCAACCAACCTGGTTCTGGGTGGCGCCGGTATTATGGGGCTGATCGCCCTTCGCGTTCTCTGGGTCGATATCGGCGGAATCAAGAACGCCCGCAGCCTGCTGTTCCTGAGCGGTATTGTTTTCATCTTTGCGATTTTGACGGTTGCCCTTGCCATGCCGGGCGAAGACTTCGTCGGCGACGCGTTGCAGGCCCTGGGCAAGGACGGAACGTTGAGCGGGCGCACCGAAATCTGGGCGGCCGGCCGTGTTGTGCAGGACCAGAACCCACTCTTCGGCACCGGCCTTTCTGGCTTCTGGCAGCCGGACAATGGCGCCGCGCAATCGATCAACTATTATGACTTCAAGCCCTATGGCACCGTGCTGACCTTCCACAACTCCTACATGGAGGTACGGGTCCACCTCGGCTATATCGGCTGGGCGCTCTATATCGGCACATGGGTCTGGCAGGGACAGCGGGCGATCCGAAACTGGATGGTGTCTCGCGATCTGGAAGCTTCCGCGCTCCTGATGCTGCTCCTGCTTGTCTTCATCACCACTTTTACTGAGTCCACGCCCTGGGGTGTCTTCAACACGCCGGTGAATATCATGCTGTTGGCGTCCACGGCGGCCTTCAGTTCCAACCGCCGAAAGTTCGAAGGCTACGTGCCGGTCAAGGTCAGTGAATCCAGTGTCAGGCCGGTCCGCTGA
- a CDS encoding sugar transferase, which translates to MGLRLSNQSRHAETAAYSSTRHDRTEYETGTSAKRITDIVIASVALVFVFPLLLVVATLIRLQDGGKAVYAQKRYGRNGRTFSCYKLRSMVANADERLQEILATDPEARAEWEETQKLVNDPRITPLGHFIRKTSIDELPQLINIIRGEMSLVGPRPIVENEIAKYGEYYRDYCAVRPGLTGLWQVEGRSDTTYEERVQLDVKYASSRTFTGDIMIMLRTVPAVLLSKGAR; encoded by the coding sequence ATGGGTCTAAGATTAAGTAACCAATCACGACATGCGGAGACCGCCGCATACTCCTCGACGCGACATGATCGCACGGAGTATGAGACCGGTACGAGCGCCAAGCGTATTACGGACATCGTTATTGCGAGCGTCGCGCTGGTGTTCGTCTTCCCTCTGCTGCTTGTCGTGGCCACACTCATCCGCCTGCAGGACGGTGGCAAGGCGGTTTATGCCCAGAAGCGTTACGGCCGCAACGGACGCACCTTCAGCTGTTACAAGCTCCGCTCCATGGTCGCCAACGCTGACGAGCGCCTGCAGGAGATCCTGGCAACCGACCCTGAAGCCCGCGCTGAATGGGAAGAAACCCAGAAGCTCGTGAACGATCCGCGCATCACGCCGCTGGGCCACTTCATCCGCAAAACCTCGATCGATGAGCTGCCGCAGCTGATCAACATCATTCGCGGTGAGATGTCCCTCGTCGGGCCGCGCCCGATCGTCGAGAACGAAATTGCCAAGTATGGCGAATACTATCGCGACTATTGTGCTGTCCGTCCGGGCCTCACGGGTCTGTGGCAGGTCGAAGGCCGCAGCGACACGACCTATGAAGAGCGCGTTCAGCTGGACGTGAAATACGCAAGCAGCCGCACCTTCACCGGCGACATCATGATCATGCTCCGCACGGTCCCTGCTGTCCTGCTTTCAAAAGGCGCCCGCTGA
- a CDS encoding polysaccharide biosynthesis/export family protein: MQQQAVSAYTLGNGDQLRITIFGQPDLSGQFEVDGTGSISMPLIGQVEALGLTTPELESRIVEKLEGDYVLNPRVSAEVINYRPYYILGEVNRPGEYPYNSGLTVVNAVAAAGGWTYRARKNVVYIKSVNSNEEQAIELTTSTVVSPGDTIRIGERRF, encoded by the coding sequence GTGCAGCAGCAAGCAGTTAGCGCCTACACTCTGGGCAATGGCGACCAGCTGCGCATTACGATCTTCGGGCAGCCGGACCTGTCCGGACAATTTGAAGTGGATGGCACCGGCTCCATCTCCATGCCGCTCATCGGACAGGTCGAGGCCCTCGGACTCACCACGCCTGAGCTGGAGAGCCGCATCGTCGAGAAACTCGAAGGCGATTATGTCCTGAACCCGCGCGTTAGCGCCGAGGTGATCAACTACCGCCCCTACTACATCCTCGGCGAAGTGAACCGCCCCGGTGAATACCCCTACAATTCCGGCCTGACTGTCGTGAATGCTGTTGCTGCGGCGGGCGGCTGGACCTATCGCGCCCGGAAAAACGTGGTTTACATCAAGAGCGTGAATTCGAATGAAGAGCAGGCGATCGAGCTCACAACTTCCACGGTCGTCAGCCCGGGCGACACGATCCGGATTGGTGAACGCAGATTCTGA
- a CDS encoding metallophosphoesterase family protein: MSDQTRQSFLQRIGKLTRSATSLRARIRRGIGKPSPEVAEPESEPAPVEVTRQTRAPDGQCIYAIGDVHGRCDLLKKLVEQIEEDSKSLPEGTKRVLVFLGDYIDRGLQSKDVIDFMQSDKVQAFERVFLMGNHEEALLRFLNDVNFGKQWVRYGGAETLYSYGLQPPPNARAAMQSHEAMQAYQRAWDKVWTEFRNRLPEDHLKFYQGLQHYHVAGDYLFVHAGLRPGEELEKQTVRDMLWIREEFLDAPEQFPQVVVHGHTPTDAVFRDNRRIGLDTGAFISGKLSAVRLFRDEVSFLST; encoded by the coding sequence ATGTCCGACCAAACCCGGCAAAGCTTCCTGCAACGGATCGGCAAGCTGACGCGATCCGCAACCTCTCTGCGTGCGCGAATCCGCCGGGGCATCGGCAAGCCCTCACCTGAAGTGGCCGAGCCTGAAAGCGAACCGGCACCTGTTGAGGTAACCCGCCAGACACGGGCACCGGACGGCCAGTGCATTTATGCAATCGGAGATGTTCACGGCCGGTGCGACCTGTTGAAAAAACTGGTCGAGCAGATCGAAGAGGACTCAAAGTCCCTGCCGGAAGGCACGAAGCGAGTCCTTGTATTTCTTGGAGATTATATTGATCGCGGCCTGCAGTCGAAAGACGTGATCGACTTCATGCAAAGCGACAAGGTTCAGGCATTCGAGCGGGTCTTCCTGATGGGCAATCATGAGGAAGCGCTGCTGCGTTTCCTCAATGATGTGAATTTCGGGAAGCAATGGGTTCGCTATGGCGGCGCCGAAACGCTCTACTCCTATGGCCTTCAGCCGCCCCCGAATGCCCGGGCAGCCATGCAGTCTCACGAAGCGATGCAGGCCTATCAGCGCGCCTGGGACAAGGTCTGGACCGAGTTCCGGAACCGGCTGCCTGAAGATCACCTGAAGTTTTACCAGGGACTTCAGCACTACCACGTGGCCGGGGACTATCTTTTCGTGCATGCCGGCCTGCGCCCGGGCGAAGAGCTCGAGAAACAGACCGTGCGTGACATGTTGTGGATTCGGGAAGAATTTCTGGATGCGCCCGAACAGTTTCCTCAGGTCGTGGTTCACGGGCACACCCCCACCGATGCAGTCTTCCGGGACAATCGCCGGATTGGACTGGATACGGGGGCCTTCATCAGCGGAAAACTTTCAGCCGTGCGCCTGTTCCGGGATGAAGTTTCCTTCCTCTCGACCTGA
- a CDS encoding glycosyltransferase family 2 protein, with product MAQIDNNNAPEPVPGAILAVIPALNEERHIETCIRSLMAGSPQLRQVPLVVADGGSTDGTVAIVERMKSEFPNLQVIHNPKRLQAAAMNLAVQSISTPETRYIVRCDAHSIYPAGFILSVARTLQATGASSVVIPMDAVGDTCFERANAWIVDTPLGSGGSAHRGGTVSGYVDHGHHAGFDIAMYRQVGGYDETFSHNEDAEYDERVAQAGGTIFLDAGIRIRYIPRGSVHRVAKQYFNYGKGRARNVRKHGQRLKIRQALPVFALLASVSGFVLSPFFLPAIILPAGYVGVLAAASLAVAVWKRSICGLLAGLISGTMHMSWAAGFLKEAMTGSKP from the coding sequence ATGGCTCAAATCGATAACAACAACGCACCGGAACCGGTGCCCGGCGCGATTCTGGCTGTCATTCCGGCTCTGAACGAAGAGCGCCACATTGAAACGTGTATCCGCTCTCTCATGGCGGGCAGCCCGCAACTTCGCCAGGTGCCGCTCGTCGTGGCAGATGGCGGCAGCACCGACGGAACCGTCGCCATTGTCGAGCGCATGAAGTCGGAATTCCCGAACCTGCAGGTGATTCACAACCCGAAACGGCTGCAGGCAGCCGCGATGAACCTGGCAGTCCAGAGCATCAGTACACCTGAGACACGCTATATCGTGCGATGCGATGCCCACTCGATCTATCCGGCGGGATTCATTCTTTCCGTCGCACGGACACTTCAGGCAACGGGCGCGTCGTCTGTCGTCATTCCAATGGATGCCGTCGGCGACACGTGTTTTGAACGGGCAAATGCCTGGATCGTGGATACGCCGCTCGGTTCGGGCGGATCTGCCCATCGTGGCGGCACGGTCTCCGGCTATGTCGATCATGGACATCATGCCGGTTTCGACATCGCCATGTATCGTCAGGTCGGTGGCTATGACGAAACCTTCTCGCACAATGAAGATGCGGAGTATGACGAACGGGTGGCCCAGGCTGGCGGCACGATCTTTCTCGATGCCGGCATCCGCATCCGTTACATTCCCCGTGGATCTGTCCACCGGGTGGCGAAGCAGTATTTCAATTATGGCAAGGGCCGCGCGCGGAATGTGCGCAAACACGGCCAACGCCTGAAGATCCGCCAAGCTTTACCGGTGTTCGCCCTGCTGGCCAGCGTCAGCGGGTTTGTTCTTTCGCCCTTCTTCCTGCCTGCCATCATCCTGCCCGCCGGCTATGTCGGCGTGCTGGCCGCCGCGTCTCTCGCAGTGGCTGTCTGGAAACGGTCCATCTGCGGCCTTCTTGCGGGCCTGATTTCCGGCACGATGCATATGAGCTGGGCAGCCGGTTTTCTGAAAGAAGCGATGACCGGTTCGAAACCCTGA
- a CDS encoding putative quinol monooxygenase, whose translation MLKMIGVVAKLTIQPDKESEFEQVGKDLMAKVKANEPGCLTYQLYKSKKDAHVYIFMEQYASEEAFKAHGQSDYFKAAGPAIGACLAGAPEIQYYDIVE comes from the coding sequence ATGCTCAAAATGATTGGCGTTGTGGCGAAACTGACGATCCAGCCGGACAAAGAGTCTGAATTCGAGCAGGTCGGCAAGGACCTTATGGCCAAGGTCAAGGCGAACGAACCGGGCTGCCTGACCTATCAGCTCTACAAGTCCAAGAAGGACGCGCACGTCTATATCTTCATGGAGCAGTACGCCTCCGAGGAAGCCTTCAAGGCACACGGCCAGAGCGACTATTTCAAGGCTGCTGGTCCGGCGATCGGTGCTTGCCTCGCCGGTGCGCCCGAAATCCAGTATTACGACATTGTGGAATAG
- a CDS encoding acyl-CoA dehydrogenase family protein: protein MDLAFTPEDRAFQKEVRDWIAENYTPDLRAKSAASKNGYLDKEGQVAWQKKLYEKGWVAPNWPVEFGGPGLSASERYILNMELSSAGTPPVSPMGISMVAPVIMAFGSDEQKKKYLPPILRSDVWWCQGYSEPGAGSDLASLQMSAVRDGDDYVLNGSKIWTTHAQWADMIFCLVRTSREGKHQEGISFIIFPMTLPGIKISPLPTLDGPAEGAQEINQVFFEDVRVPIAEALVGEENKGWTYAKYLLQFERGNAYAPGLRAMLNKARKIASVEEADGEALIRDTDFARKMAQLEIKIDSLDATEQRIFSALSAGQAVGPESSMLKCAGSETQQAITELVVEAAGTYGAPFVRDNFALAREGANADLPFPSYSVTAVPSYLNYRKTSIYAGSNEIQRNIMAKMVLGL, encoded by the coding sequence ATGGACCTCGCCTTCACGCCGGAAGACCGTGCGTTCCAGAAAGAAGTTCGTGACTGGATCGCCGAAAACTACACACCGGACCTGCGCGCCAAGAGTGCCGCGTCCAAGAACGGGTATCTCGACAAGGAAGGCCAGGTTGCCTGGCAGAAAAAGCTCTACGAGAAAGGCTGGGTCGCTCCGAACTGGCCGGTAGAGTTTGGCGGCCCGGGCCTGTCGGCTTCTGAGCGCTACATCCTGAACATGGAGCTTTCATCTGCGGGAACGCCGCCGGTAAGCCCCATGGGTATCTCCATGGTTGCGCCGGTGATCATGGCGTTTGGCTCTGACGAGCAGAAGAAGAAATACCTGCCGCCAATCCTGCGTTCAGACGTCTGGTGGTGCCAGGGCTATTCTGAGCCGGGGGCTGGATCCGATCTCGCCTCTCTTCAGATGAGCGCTGTGCGTGATGGCGACGACTACGTGCTGAACGGGTCGAAGATCTGGACGACCCATGCCCAGTGGGCAGACATGATCTTCTGCCTGGTGCGGACCTCGCGGGAAGGGAAGCATCAGGAAGGCATCAGCTTTATCATCTTCCCGATGACGCTGCCCGGCATCAAGATTTCGCCGCTGCCGACTCTCGATGGGCCCGCTGAAGGCGCTCAGGAGATCAATCAGGTTTTCTTTGAAGACGTTCGTGTGCCGATTGCCGAAGCGCTGGTCGGCGAAGAGAACAAGGGCTGGACCTACGCGAAGTACCTGCTTCAGTTCGAGCGCGGCAATGCCTATGCGCCGGGGCTGCGTGCCATGCTCAACAAGGCGCGTAAAATCGCCAGCGTCGAGGAAGCCGATGGGGAAGCACTGATCCGGGATACGGATTTCGCCCGGAAAATGGCGCAGCTGGAGATCAAGATCGATAGCCTGGACGCAACGGAGCAGCGGATCTTCTCGGCGCTGTCCGCCGGGCAGGCCGTCGGACCGGAAAGCTCCATGCTGAAATGCGCGGGCTCGGAAACCCAGCAGGCAATCACGGAACTCGTCGTCGAGGCCGCCGGCACCTACGGCGCGCCTTTCGTGCGGGACAATTTCGCGCTTGCGCGCGAAGGGGCGAATGCAGACCTGCCGTTTCCTTCTTATTCGGTGACCGCGGTCCCCAGCTATCTCAACTATCGCAAAACCTCCATCTATGCCGGTTCCAATGAAATCCAGCGGAACATCATGGCGAAGATGGTGCTCGGCCTCTGA
- a CDS encoding MFS transporter: MTDAATAKVSGPSLPTRLAFGFGGAAEGIKNNGFEYFLLFFYSQILGVPAAMVFLALMIALVVDALSDPIVGYWSDNLRTRIGRRHPFMYAALLPVGLTYYLAWNPPEGLSPNGLFIWLLVLTISVRLSFTMYEVPSTALVPELTPEYDARTSLMSYRYFFAWVGGLSIQIFLLFFLLKPSEQNPSGYFHIPGWHLYGQVAAGVILLAAAVSTFGTHARIPHLKAPPAQRNLTLGKVFSEIFETISNPSFRALFLATLFGLLASGVSASLNQYINGYFWGFTTTQTAGLTVAVYISAVLALIIAPIAGRVFGKKRAALSIGVLAFTIAPAPVFARLIGIMPPNGSDALYNIVLTVTIFDLALIIATQMLMGSMVADIVEDSEVQTGRRSEGIFYAGISFIRKLAQASGVFVATLVLTFAGIQEGAQPDKVTDSSLTSLGWGYAVTLLAAWTLMMFCVSFYRISRETHENNLAAIAAKAAEEASH; this comes from the coding sequence ATGACGGACGCTGCAACCGCGAAGGTCTCCGGGCCGAGCCTGCCGACCCGTTTAGCATTCGGGTTTGGCGGCGCCGCTGAGGGGATCAAGAACAACGGGTTCGAATACTTCCTGTTGTTCTTCTACAGCCAGATCCTCGGTGTCCCCGCGGCGATGGTCTTTCTGGCGCTGATGATCGCGCTGGTGGTTGACGCATTGTCGGACCCGATTGTTGGCTATTGGTCGGACAATCTGCGCACGCGCATCGGGCGGCGGCACCCGTTCATGTACGCAGCGCTCTTGCCGGTCGGGCTCACCTATTATCTGGCCTGGAACCCGCCTGAAGGCTTGTCGCCAAACGGGTTGTTCATCTGGCTGCTGGTCCTCACCATTAGTGTCCGCTTGTCTTTCACGATGTACGAAGTGCCCAGTACGGCGCTCGTTCCGGAACTGACGCCCGAATACGACGCCCGCACCAGCTTGATGTCCTACCGGTACTTCTTTGCCTGGGTCGGAGGCCTGTCGATCCAGATCTTCCTGCTCTTCTTCCTGTTGAAGCCCAGCGAGCAGAACCCCTCTGGCTATTTCCATATTCCAGGCTGGCACCTCTACGGCCAGGTTGCCGCCGGGGTCATTCTGCTCGCGGCTGCTGTGTCGACCTTCGGGACGCATGCGCGCATTCCGCACCTCAAGGCCCCCCCGGCGCAACGGAATCTGACGCTCGGCAAGGTGTTTTCGGAAATCTTCGAGACGATTTCGAATCCGTCTTTCAGGGCCTTGTTCCTCGCTACGCTGTTCGGCCTGCTGGCCTCCGGCGTTTCGGCTTCGCTGAACCAGTACATCAATGGATATTTTTGGGGCTTTACGACAACCCAGACCGCAGGGCTGACTGTCGCCGTCTACATCTCCGCAGTGCTGGCCCTGATCATCGCACCGATTGCGGGACGGGTGTTCGGCAAGAAGCGTGCGGCGCTTTCAATCGGCGTGCTGGCATTCACCATCGCGCCGGCGCCGGTGTTTGCCCGGCTGATCGGGATCATGCCTCCGAATGGCTCGGACGCGCTCTATAACATCGTGCTGACCGTCACCATCTTCGACCTCGCCCTCATCATCGCGACGCAGATGCTGATGGGCTCGATGGTTGCTGACATCGTCGAGGATAGCGAGGTTCAGACAGGCCGGCGCTCTGAAGGCATTTTCTATGCAGGCATCAGCTTCATCCGGAAGCTGGCGCAGGCATCCGGAGTCTTTGTGGCGACTCTCGTTCTGACCTTCGCAGGCATCCAGGAGGGCGCCCAGCCAGACAAGGTGACGGACAGTTCGCTCACATCGCTCGGCTGGGGATATGCGGTGACCTTGCTGGCGGCGTGGACGCTGATGATGTTCTGCGTGAGCTTTTACCGGATCAGCCGAGAGACACACGAAAACAATCTCGCGGCCATCGCAGCGAAGGCGGCTGAAGAGGCAAGTCACTGA